GACCATCGAGTACTGCAAGAGCCGCACGGCCTTCGGCAGGAACCTCGGCAGCTTCCAGAACACCCGGTTCGTCCTGGCCGAGCTGGACACCGAGGTGGACATCGCCCGCCTCTACGTGGACAAGTGCATCCTGGCCCTCAACGCCAAGGAGCTCACCGCCGTGGACGCCGCCAAGGCGAAGTGGTGGACCACGGAGCTGCAGACCAAGGTCATCGACCGCTGTCTCCAGCTGCACGGCGGCTACGGCTACATGATGGAGTACCCCGTGGCCAAGGCCTGGGTCGACAGCCGCGTCCAGACCATCTACGGCGGCACCACCGAGATCATGAAGGAGATCATCGGCCGCTCCTTCGGCTTCTGAGACCGGCCTTCCGACGTTCTGGAACCGGCCTTCCACGACAGGCCTTCCGAGACCGGCCTTCCACGACCGGCCTTCCAATCTCCCGAGCCCGGCCTTCCACGACCGGCTTCCGGCACACCCCACGGAGAACCGCCGCCCGCGCCCCGCGGACGGCGGTTCCCCGTGGTCGGCCGGGGCCGTCACTCCTCGGTGATGTCCTCGATCTGGACGGCCACCCCGTCCTTGATCGTCACCTTGGCGAACAGGGCGCCGCCCTTCTTGATCGTCGTCTGCAGCTGCTCCGTCGAGCAGCTGTACGGGGCCTCGCCCTCCTTGCAGACCAACCCCCGCGCGTCACGCACGACCGTGTACGGCAGCAGGAGGGCTTTCACCTCCTGGTCGCTCTCGGGGGTCACGGTGATCCCGTCCACCCCGCGCAGGGCGATCTTCCCCCTTATCGTGGCGTCGACGTCCCGGCCCCCGGGAACGCTCACGGACGGCGACGCCGTGACGAGGCCGTCGACGTCCACCGACGCGGAGGCGGACGGGGAGGGCGTGGCGGAGGCCACCGGGGACGGAGTGGCGGAGGCGGTCACGGTAACGGTGGCTGTGGCGCTCGCCGACGCGCTGGACGCCCCGGGCGTGCCGCTCCCGCCCGAACATGCGGAGAGGCCTGCGGCCAGAGCTGCCACCAGCAGGGCACGCGTTACCTTCGATGTCCTGTTCACGAAAGGTACGATCCCATGGGTTGGGGATTGCCTTTACCAACCGCGGGAACGCCCCCGGCGACGCATACTGGTCAACGGAGACTCTCCGAGGTGGTGACGATGGACAGCGGGCTGATTCTGCTGATCTTCCTGGCGTTCCTGTTCGCCTGGGGCCTGAACCGGGTGCGGCGCGCCTTCCGGCTCGGCCCGGTCGCGTACGTCGGCGTCATGGTCGTGTTCGTCATCGCGATGCTCGCCATCTGGGGACAGACCGTCCGCTGACCCCCTGTCGGCCCCGGACGTTCCGACACCGGGCGCCCTGAACGTCCCGAGTGACGCGAGTGGCCCGGTTCGGGTGACACGAGCGCCTCCGCCTACCGGGACGCCTCCAGCAGCACCCCTGCCACCAGCTCGGGATCGTCGGTCATCGGCAGGTGCCCGCAGCCCCTGAGCAGCTTCACCCGCTGCCCCGACCATCTGGCCGCGCGGATGGCCTGCCGGCGCGGGAGCAACCGGTCGTGCTCACCCCAGGCGATCGTGACGGGCGCCTTCGGCGGCGCGGGGGGCATCAGCCCCGCGAACGAGGCGAGGGTCTCGTCGAAACCGGAGGCGTCCCCGAGCGACTGGAGGGCGGCGAGCAGCGCCTCGGGCGAGAGCCTTCCCGGATGGGCGACCATGACACCGGCGCACAGGACGCGGCCCAGCGGATCCTCCGCGAGGGCGGCGGCCCGTCCGGGGGGAAGGTGGCGGGCGGCGGTCCTGGTGGCGCGGAGGACGGCTCGCGTGTACGCGAGCTCGCTGCGGTTCCAGAACCCGACGGGAGAGAGCGCGGTGGCCGAGCGGACCACCCCGCGCGAGGCCAGTTCGAGGGCGACGTAACCGCCCAGGGAACTGCCCGCCACGTGAGGGTCGCGCAGGCCGAGCACCCCGAAGAAGGCCTCGATCGCGTCCGCCAGGCTTTCGGCCGTGTAAGGCGTTCCGGACGGCAGCGGCGGCGAGACGCCGAAACCGGGAAAATCGACGGCGATCACGTCTCGCTCGGCGGCGAGCCGGTCGAGCACCGGCAGCCATGCCTGCCAGTGATGCCCGATACCGTGCAGCAGGACCAGGGGAGAGCCTGTCCCGCGCCGTTCGAACGCCAACTCCATACCCCGAGTCAATCACCGATCGGGGATGTGTTCCAGCTCTGTCGCGGGTGGCTCAGCGCGACCTGGTGGGGATCTCGAACCAGACGGCCTTGCCCTCCTTGGTGGGGCGGGAACCCCAGCGCTTGGCGAGCTGGTCGACGAGGTAGAGACCCCGTCCGCCCTCGTCGTTCTCCCCCGCGCTGCGGATGCGCGGCAGCCGGAGATCCTGGTCGAAGACCTCGACCCAGACGGACTCCCCGCCCCGGCGGAGCCTGAGCGTGAACTCCTTCTCGTTGACGATCTCGTCCTCGAAGCCGGGGACGTCCCAGGACTCGTCGAACAGCGGAGGGCCGTCCATCGTCAGCTCCCTGCGCGGGATGCTGGCGCTGGCGGCGTGCAGCACGACGTTGGTGACGACCTCGGAGACCAGCAGGCAGGCGAGCTCGGCGCGCTCCTCGGGGACGTTCCAGCCGACGAACGCCTCCGAGGCCATCCGGCGCGCCTCCCCGACCATGATCGGCTGAGCGGGGAAGGTGCGCTCCTCGACGGCGAGGTCCTCGGAGGCGGACCTGAGCACGAGGATGGCCATGTCGTCGTCGATCTCACCGGGCACCGCGACGGTGGCGGCGTCGGCGAGGCGCTCGACGGAGGCGTCACTGATCTCGATGAGCTTGCCGCAGAGCTGCGCCAGCGTCTCCTCGACGTTGGGCGGCCTGCCGTCGGCGTCACGGACGGGGCGGCGGTCGACGAGCCCGTCGGTGTAGAGGAGCAGGGCGGCCCCGGGGGGCAGCGTCCGCGTCTCCTCCTTGTAGACCAGGTCGGCGTGCATGCCCTTGGCCCGCACCCCCAGCGGCTGGCCGACCTCGCGGATGTCCAGCTCGGTACAGGTGTTGCCGATCAGCAGCAGCGGAGGGGCGTGACCGGCGTTGGCGAACGACAGCTGCCGCGACCAGGCGTCGTACACCAGGTACTGGCACGTGACGATGGGCGGGACGCTGATGTCGGTGCCGCTCTCGTCCTGCTCGGGGGTGGCGATGATGCGCGTCCACTCGTCGAGCCTGGCGAGGATCTCCGCGGGCGGCTTGTCGTCCTGGGCGAAGGCCCGCAGGGCCGCCCGCAGCTGCCCCATCACCGCCGCGGCCTTGGCTCCCCTGCCCTCGACGTCGCCGATGACGATACCGACCCGGCCCGCCGACAGCGGGATGACGTCGTACCAGTCGCCGCCGACCTGGGTCTGGATGCCCTGCCCGTGGCTGGCCAGGGGGGCGGCCGGGTAGTAGCGGACCGCGATCTCCAGCCCGTCGAGCTGCGGCAGCGCGCGGGGCAGCAGGTGCTTCTGGAAGGACTCCGCGGTGTGCCGCTCCTCCTCGAACAGCAGGGCGTTGTCGACGGCGAGGGCGACCCTGGTGGCGATGGCCCCCACGAAGTCGCGGTCGAAGGCGTCGTAGTGCGGGCTGCGCCGGTCGGTCAGGTTGGACAGTCCCAGGTACATCAGCCCGAGGGTCTCGCCTCGCACGCACAGCGGCGCGACGATGGCCGAGGTCATGCCGATCTCCGCGGCGAGGCGGGTGTTGGCCTCACCCGGGCTGGGATAGTTGGTCTGGGAGAAGTCCTCGACGAGGATCGTCTCCTGGCGGCGCAGCGCGATCTCGGCGTAGTGCCCCACCGGGTAGCGGATCTCCGCCCCGAGCGGCGCCCAGGTGTTGGGCGGCGGGCTCCAGCCCTGGACGTGGGTGGAGACCCTGCGGGTCAGCCGCCCCTCCTCCATCAGCTCGATGAAGCAGTGGTCGGCGAACTGCGGGACGAGCATCTCGGCGACGCGCTTGAGCGTCTCCTCGACGTAGAGCGATCCGGCGAGACGCTCGCCGATCCGTTCCAGCAGGCCGAAGCGGTCCTTCTCCCGCTCGTTGCTGCGCATCGCCTCTCGGGCGGTGATGACGATGCCCGTCACCGCTCCCGAGGGGTGCCGCAGCGGCACGGCCTGTGCCCGTACGTAGATGATCGTCCCGTCCCCGCGCCGGACGTCGAACGTGCCCTCCCAGACGCCGCCCTTGAGGACGTGCTTGGAGAGCTCGACGGCGAGCGGGTGATCCTTCTCCATGATGCCCAGGGAGAGGGACTGGTCACGGGGCCCCGAGGTGCCGGGGCGCCCGAACAGCCTTTCCGCGAAAGGATTCCAGTAGAGAAGGTTGCTGAATCTGTCGGTGACCACCACCGCCATCTCGGCGTGATCCAGGACGGAACCGGCCGTAAGGTGATCAGCGGCGTCCTGGGAAACATCCCCCCACCGCTTCATCCGGTGACCACCCCTCGTGGGCGGGTGTGTGCAAAGCGAACCACGGTTGCTCCTGCAGTCTCGGCCTGGGAGCGGAGGGACTCCCGAACGGGATCCAACCGAGCTAAGTGGCCTCGGTCAGCGTGTGGAGACGAAAACGTGCGCGGCAACCTCTCGCGGGAGATCCGCAAGAAAATTGTCCGCCTCGTCGTCACCTGTCACCCGCACACCGTCGTCGCTCGCCGCGAGCGTCACCTCGCGTCCGGGTTGTATCCCAACTTGCTTGAGTTTAAGCATCACAGCCGGATCGCTTTGCACTTGTTCGCTAATTCGCCGCACGACAACGGGTATATCTCTGGGTCCGGCCATCGCGGCCATCGACGGCAGCGACTCCAGTTTCCCGGCGGGAAGGCCGACGACGCCGAGTTCCTCAAGGCCGGGGATCGGATTGCCGTGCGGATCCTCCGTGGGATTGTTGAGCAGGCTGACGAGCCTGGCCTCCACGGATTCGGACATCACGT
This region of Streptosporangium sp. NBC_01495 genomic DNA includes:
- a CDS encoding alpha/beta fold hydrolase, with the translated sequence MELAFERRGTGSPLVLLHGIGHHWQAWLPVLDRLAAERDVIAVDFPGFGVSPPLPSGTPYTAESLADAIEAFFGVLGLRDPHVAGSSLGGYVALELASRGVVRSATALSPVGFWNRSELAYTRAVLRATRTAARHLPPGRAAALAEDPLGRVLCAGVMVAHPGRLSPEALLAALQSLGDASGFDETLASFAGLMPPAPPKAPVTIAWGEHDRLLPRRQAIRAARWSGQRVKLLRGCGHLPMTDDPELVAGVLLEASR
- a CDS encoding ATP-binding SpoIIE family protein phosphatase, with product MKRWGDVSQDAADHLTAGSVLDHAEMAVVVTDRFSNLLYWNPFAERLFGRPGTSGPRDQSLSLGIMEKDHPLAVELSKHVLKGGVWEGTFDVRRGDGTIIYVRAQAVPLRHPSGAVTGIVITAREAMRSNEREKDRFGLLERIGERLAGSLYVEETLKRVAEMLVPQFADHCFIELMEEGRLTRRVSTHVQGWSPPPNTWAPLGAEIRYPVGHYAEIALRRQETILVEDFSQTNYPSPGEANTRLAAEIGMTSAIVAPLCVRGETLGLMYLGLSNLTDRRSPHYDAFDRDFVGAIATRVALAVDNALLFEEERHTAESFQKHLLPRALPQLDGLEIAVRYYPAAPLASHGQGIQTQVGGDWYDVIPLSAGRVGIVIGDVEGRGAKAAAVMGQLRAALRAFAQDDKPPAEILARLDEWTRIIATPEQDESGTDISVPPIVTCQYLVYDAWSRQLSFANAGHAPPLLLIGNTCTELDIREVGQPLGVRAKGMHADLVYKEETRTLPPGAALLLYTDGLVDRRPVRDADGRPPNVEETLAQLCGKLIEISDASVERLADAATVAVPGEIDDDMAILVLRSASEDLAVEERTFPAQPIMVGEARRMASEAFVGWNVPEERAELACLLVSEVVTNVVLHAASASIPRRELTMDGPPLFDESWDVPGFEDEIVNEKEFTLRLRRGGESVWVEVFDQDLRLPRIRSAGENDEGGRGLYLVDQLAKRWGSRPTKEGKAVWFEIPTRSR
- a CDS encoding metal-dependent transcriptional regulator is translated as MTAHGLIDTTEMYLRTIFELEEEGIVPLRARIAERLQQSGPTVSQTVARMERDGLVRVEGDRHLTMTDLGRTLATRVMRKHRLAECLLTQVIGLPWEEVHIEACRWEHVMSESVEARLVSLLNNPTEDPHGNPIPGLEELGVVGLPAGKLESLPSMAAMAGPRDIPVVVRRISEQVQSDPAVMLKLKQVGIQPGREVTLAASDDGVRVTGDDEADNFLADLPREVAAHVFVSTR